The nucleotide window tagaaaagaaaaaagagatagtcATACCTAGAACGTatcaaatactaaaataaaattagaaaaaataatcgtAGTCTCctaattgctttcaaaaaatcaTATGCGGCATCTTTTAGTTGTGAGAATCatgttaaataattcaattattgcaTTACTAAACTATAGCTCCACGAGGAATAACAAGAGATATAGTCATTTTTCTTATGATCGCTGAATcgtattaatttagaaattaattttgagaattttaaataatttatttctaattcatttttccATTTCTAAATTGTTAAAATCCTGCAAAATTCCTTTTCTGAATTTaccaaatttattgttaataagagCGGCTACGTAAATGCTAAATAGAAAAATGTGACATTCACCAACTGTAGGCATCGAAGAAAAACTTTCTTCCTTGACGACTATGTAAGTATAGCATGGTCTAATTCTAACTACTTTAATTACAATGTCAATAGTTGGAgataaaaaacattatgaaattcaaaaaagtatttttaatttttaatcactaGCTAATTCTATCATTCAAATTATAAGTTTCGGAGATGCAGAAAAAAAGGCGTGTAACATCTTCAGCACacagtattttataaagaaaataaatcattgtaaaattaacaaatcacaaaatatattttcaaaatgggTAAGTTGCATTTATCATAAGTTAACACATCAAAAAACcgacaagaaaaatatatactgtcGTAGTAGAAAtcctttatagaaattttaatctaattatttgtCATAGAATaccgttttattaaataattgttgcatagtaaataaagattcattaaataaaattataaacttataaaaggaAAGCCATTGCTTTGTAATTTATACTGGATTGTaatttatatgcaaaaaaaaaaactacataaacaaaactgaaaaattgcagatattttattttgtagaataaaaactaattaattaaggGAAAAATATTCCTAAGGTATAATCATGTGAAATTTATGTtgctgaaaaacaattttaacaactTAAAGAAGCTTAAATTAGGTTCTCTATAAGCGAATTATTAATGAAGGTGAATAAcgaattcaataaaattagtaaacaaaaattatatttaataaaatactttatttattcaactaaaacaaagtaaatcatattatatttaataaacagaatcAGGTTGCATTTACATAGCCCATTTCAATGACTGAAACCAGCTACTGCTAACCGGAATTTGGTTATTTTGCTTGTTTGCATTCTGGTTGTTGTTGTTGCTCTGGTTCTGATTACTCTGGTTGTTGTTGGCTTGATTCTGATTGTTTtggttgttattgttgttgtagAGAGCTTCTTGGTTATTGTTCTGAATTTGATTGTTCTGATTCTGGTTgtaattgttgttgttgttgttgttctggttttggttattgaaattgttgttgttgttctggttttggttattgaaattgttgttgttgttctGGTTTTGGTTATTGTAGTTGTTGTTGTTCTGGTTTTGGTTATTGTAGTTGTTGCTGTTCTGGTTTTGGTTATtgaaattgttgttgttgttctGGTTTTGGTTATTGTAGTTGTTGCTGTTCTGGTTTTGGTTATtgaaattgttgttgttgttctGGTTTTGGTTATTGTAGTTGTTGCTGTTCTGGTTTTGGTTATTGAAATTGTTGTTGTTATTCACGTTTTGGCCGTATTGGTTAttgttgttgaaattattattattgttttggttGTTCTGATTCTGATTGTACTGATTATTATTCTGGTTGTTGTTGTATGAGTTTTGATTGTTCTGATTCTGATTGTactgattattattgttgtaattgttGTTCTGGTTCTGGTTGTTATTGTAGTTATTCTGGTTTTGGTTATTGTTGTAGTTATTGTTCTGGTTTTGATTCTGGTACTGGTTGTCGTTATTGTAGATATTCTGGTTTTGGTTATTATTGTTGTAGTTGTTGTTCTGGTTCTGATTCTGGTACTGGTTGTTATTGTAGTtgttttgattattgttattattgtttacattttggCCATACTGGTTTTGATTGTTGTAATTACTGTTCTGGTTTTGATTATTGTTTTGGttgttgtaattttgattgtTGTAGTTTTGgttattattgtagttatttttctgattgttgttgttgttgttgtagttGTTGTATTCATTCTGGCCATATTGGTTCTGATTATTGTAttgattgttgttattattgtactggttattttgattgttgttctggttattgtatgcattattgTTGTTGTATTGGTTCTGATTGTTGTAGTCATTCTGATTTTGGTTATTGtagttgttgttattgttgtattGGTTGTTTTGGTTATTCTGgttgttgttatttatattttgatcatTCTGGTTCtggttgttgttgttattgttgtagTTGTTGCCGTTGTTGTAGTTATTGTTGTACTGGTTTTGACTATGATTGCTGTTCTGATTCTGTTGTCCATTttggttattgttgttgttgtactGATTGTTTTGGTTATTTTGGTTGTGATTGTTATACTGGTTGTTACCGTTGTAGTTGTTGTAATTTTGGTTGTTGttgttgtaattgttatttttattgttgttctgGTTATTGCTGTTATAGTAATTCACATTTTCGTTCTGATTGTTATTGTTGTACTGGTTATTGTTATTTCCGAACTCGTTATctgaaaacaaagaaatattatttttcatctgaattttaaaaaagcatttggCAGTAAATTCTGAATTGAAATACGGCTATCTTTAATCTATATACACTATGCTTTAGTTTTTCAATACCTAAGtgttcgttaataaaaattagcgTAAATAGGCCCTATCTATGTACTTAAATCATTGAAActatattattgctttttttttcacGAAGTAGTCTGAAATATAGGTCGTTATTCTTCATGTTTGGTCTTTAGCAATCTTGGGTTATACtttcgtatatatatttatgtatttaaattttctttagatcAACCTTTGTAACAACTACAAgatcacattattttatttaaaatgtaaatatagttaattaaacCTGTAAATGAAGCTCTCACTAAAATTTCGACTGTTTCATAGGAAATAGCAATTTGATGTTTATAATTAAACGTTCTCCACTCACTCGCACCCAGTATTACGTTTTTTAATTCGAATACATTCAACATCGATAAAAATCcgacaatgaaaataatacttgtATATTGTCTTAACATAAATGAGTATTAATTACTATGTGCAACTACCCGTATGTGCAAATAGTTATAGTTCTGTTCATATctaaataaatgtcttaattctttttatattaacacAGGTttcgttgaaaataaaaaaaagatcatttttaaatattttgctatttttttagaAACACATTTACGCAGAATCTACCGTATATATATTAGATGAAATATacgaattattattgttattaatttataattattattattttttatatatatatatatataaatatatatacaaatatatgtcaGAGTAATTTAGGTGGGTAAAAGGGTAAAAATTTGAGttgctagcgaaaaatttcgcccggatttcagtttccccggtgacatgaagtcatactgaaattgtTAAGGTGTTATACAAGGATTAAACTTGATGTTTcttgatctgaaaaatcaaataaaacatatcCCAGAACGGTGTCATCCGTACTTTTTTAACACTtgcgtaaaacagaaaaattcggtgacgaaaaacacgtatttttttttttgtttgaagtagAACAACTTTTTagagtttataattaaaacttatagataatttaattatgagaaatttaataaattctatgaaaaacattaaaaaaaaaaattttattattaaaaaaaaacttatcagaaaaatattatgaatttgtaaaaaattaaaacaggtattgtaataaatttagatcattaaaaaattaaaataattttaagtttctttaaaaaatcttatgtggacaccacatgacatcaTTCTACGCCTATTattgcatatacatatttttttaaaataaaagtacataaaattttatttcattaataacttctattctactattgaattattatttatcgcaaaacatttttacaatcagaagttaataattactaataaatcaatatattttaattaaaaaaaaaggtaaacaaaatgagatgaagtttgattcgaaccgatgtgctttccccttgcaagaaccaaatatttcattaattaaaatttcgtttggctataactctgcaaccaatgaaaataagtaccactttgagatatcgttgaaaagctttcaatgagggcttattacttcagttaagaaaaagtccaaaattcaatgtTTTCGGGGCCTTTTTGGTCGCTTTTGGTCTCGTCGAatgtaatcaaaagaggaggtgcacaactagatgttacaacagtactcaatccaacatttcaacattctatgactaatctttttgagttatgtgagatacatatgttcgtacatatatatatataaacaatgtacatgtatatatacaaacgtacagacgtcacactgaaactaattaaaatgaattcagggatggtcaaaatggatatttccgttgaaatctgaaaaccaaattttttcgcgatcccaatacatcctttacttggTAATAGAAAGGAAAAGCATaagaaaaatcatcaaatttattaaatatataacgtcttaaaaattcaACGTAACCTCCTTTCAACGGTggaactgaaatccggacgaaatttttcgctaccgtaactcgataataaagcattttagacatatgtttGTGTGAATTTTTCCCCTTATTTCACGTACTAGATtcagttctcaaattattttcctttccttttgtaTCACTCCGCAGCGGtattacaggaatatttttaacatactattataaataactacCTATATAGACGtacatagaatatttttttatttacaatacataaataattaaatatttctatctgTATACAACCTTTTAAAGCttctaagattttatttatattataaattttcaacattcccttttattaaaaaaattacaaaaaaaaatatttttgaaatgttcaataatcaattattattccaaatttgtaacatataattacaaataactaaattaaatgtatacagttatatgaaatattttatttacaacacagaaataattaaatatttctatctgTATACACCCTTTAAATCTGctaagatttcatttatatattataaatcttacactttcttttatgaagaaaataacaaaaaaatatttgtgaaatatttaataatcagttattattgtaaattttattatcttattaactGCATAAGAAAGAATAAGCTATTTATAgataacttattcatttttaacttattcataTAAGTTAAGAATAACTTACTAGATaactttaataagttattttaaaacatgccAACTATGCttattacattcattaatatAACAAGATCTAATTTATATGaccaagatttattaaaataacatatatttctgTTACTTAAAACGAAACAATTTAaactattcttttctttttgttttgtaagaacaattttttgtatCAAAGTCCAGTTATAACTGTATAACTTTAAATTCTGCATGAAATTAAAGAATTCGGTATTTTATGGTTCAGAacgttttgtaatttaattaaatctataaaaacctttttatgaaGACAAGACtgcatttaactttttaaaactgcagaaaatatagattatatataataattgagatttataaataatattaatctttattgtaaattatcGTCTGTCTCctgttcattattattgtttaacaatcatcaaatacacgaaaataattttatttttggtattgcatttcattataaatgattaatcaaAAGTTAACATGTTATTATTTGtcctaaatatttttcaatgtacaatttaattttttaagtgattgtacaaattaaaaatatatatatataatcatgaaCTCACCATTTTGGTTCTGGTTGTTGTTTTGTTCATTCTGGTTGTTGTTTTGGTTATTTCCATTTTGATTATTGTTGTAttggttgttgttgttgttgaaaTATTGGTTGTTGTTCtggttttgttgttgttgttcacTTACTGGAGAAACTTCATTCTGGTTGTTGAAGAAACCGCTGAAGCACTGTCGTTTGGATTGTCCATAAGGATGGACGGCGGCAGCAGCGAAGCCAACGAGAACCAACAATACCAATGAGGACTTCATGTTGAAGGTGACGATGGCAAACCCGTCGCCTTCTTATATACTATACCGTTATCATCCCTACTCGATATCAATAACTAAGGTTGTAGGTCACCCAATGttgataatttaacataattttcaaaaatagaatagaataaaaaaatttacttttcattaaaaattttgtaaattatttttgtaatttatcttaaatttcttttttactatttatgaagtaacattctatattaaaataaaaattcttaaaatacccTAAATAAACTAactctttcttaaataaaagtaaaagaaaaaactattttggttaATACGCTTTTTTGTTGTAGTATttcatatttagttaaaataaataatacagtaaatattatgaggtttctataattttattttatatgttataaaaacgtTAAGATTTACtactttttgttcttatttaataCTCACTTTACTTTTACAGCAAACTATAATAATGCTTTtaacctaatttaaataattcaaaattctgtACAAACAGTATATTCCTTGAAAAACAATGTTCACCTTTATGTTTTGTAGACAAGCATTTGTCTATAAAATGTTCCTTGGATATCTTCGTTTTTCTAAAACGTTCACATCATTTTGCTAATGATTGGTCTACTGTTACTTTAAGCATCAGTCTTATATTAAACAAGAAGACTGATGCTTAACAACATATTAGTTAGAAAAATAGGTTCTATACGATATGAGTTTGTTTCTTCAACACAATTATTGATTACAGATTAGTGTTATAAccgtttttagtttttatcactGTTACAACGAATCTATTCCTTGAAAATCTTCTTGtttaatgtattacaaaaatagtGTCTCTACAGCAtgtgtttgaaaaaaaacatatttaaaaaaaaaatttgattattatgatAGCGACTTATTTTCAAATACCTGTTACAGCTTCATTccctagataaaattgaaaactctttttattttcaaactcaagtttcatattatttttgttacagaatttttatttacgaaaaaattagtaatatttgctGTAACTTAATCtcataataaattagataaacgtaaaaaaagttaaaaatatttataaaacatatgttttaagaTGAGTGATtgcttttgcaaaaaaaaaacttaatatcacTTATTTACGATATCtaatacatgataaaattaaaaagttgtatcAGCCACTAGTTTAATTCAATTAGAGCTTTGCACGATAAGTACAAATgtcgattttcaaaatgttttaaatgttatttacaaaatattgtttcaattgttatacaaattttaaatatttattttttaaattagaatccTGAATTTTTGTACGTAATTGTAATATATTCgagtaactttaaaaataaattctaaaaacatattttttaacattagttaaatatactttgaaataaatttctccaaaatcaattttttaaaacatttcttatgATATTCTTGTGCAGACATTAAATTACTGCAAATTATTTTACCTTCTGTAgatcatttactaaaaaaattaattattttattttaaagccgttagcattatttattttaattatatgatggGGTCTCCTGGGGCCTTAGGTtggggaattaaaaaataaaataaaacaaaagacgaAGTCCCGTCCACACGGTGGTGATCCGGGGCCGGCTTAGTCAAGATCAGGTCACCCTTCCCCTGTGGTTAGAAGCAAAGgacacaaataaaagtaaaaacagaagATCCAACCGAAGGGGCTGATCTGTTATGCCAGACTTATTGACGGTAGGTGGGAAGACCCATTTAGAGTTAAAGGACGCTCCTCTGTGGTAAGCTTTATTTAACTGTATGTCCGGCCCAAGGGAGtaggagaaaaaattatataatggaaTGAAAAAGACTGGTTGAGAAATACTTGAAGCAGACGTCGGATAAAGAATAAGTTGTTACTAAAACAAAAGATGaatgatataaaaatcaaaaaaattttaattactaacttTGTGGAAAAACCTACATCAACGTCctagaagatataaaaaatattcggtagagaaaaaaaaaggtagaggATCATGTTGTATAATTAACAACTATAAAGGACATTAAAGAAAATGGTAAATTATCTTGTTCATCATCTAAAAGGAAAAGTGTTAAATAttgaaggaaaattatttatcattttccaATGATTGaagatttatgttaatttatttttacaataatgttaTGAAGGAtagaatagaaaatgaaaaaattgaattattaatttatttgtttttattaacaataaaaacaaacttttttttattaatcgaattattaatttgttttttatattttatcatgagataaaatataaaaaaactaattaacaataatcgTTGTAATTAAACTGAATTAGTCTGATGCAAGGAAAACTCATTATGCTTGTAAAAGTAGTGCTTATCTTTCTTTTTGAAAACCAGATAAAATAAATggccaataatttaaaaacagtttaaatttgtATACCTAAtacgacatttttttttttgtgccgcTTTCCACGCCACAAATCTTTGAAATAAGAATCTACTGCAATAGCCATGTGGATAATTCTAGAAGATCCTGATTCTCATCGTTGATGAAAATTCATGAAATGAAcacatgttaaaagaaaaatttgtgtttGTCTATAAAAATGTCATTCTTCTACGACTTACATATTTTTCAGAAAGTAGCTGAATAATTTGGTCTTGGccataataattcaaattaaagcaAATGAGAACGTAATAcccttttaattatttctactttttccaCTATCTCATCAAATGGCATTTTTGTTAAAGTCTTAAATAAAATCGTttgcagaaataaaatttgattgttgAAAACTATGTAAACATATTAAGTTTAGTTCATATATTTTTGGACGGTGTCGTAAACAGCTAACTAATTTttgtttcacataaaaatttaacttttggttCTTCCTTAATAACTGAATTATTCTTTCTTGTAATGAAacccacatataaatttttaattaatctattatccAGCAACTATTATACGATTAGTACATTGAAATTCTTAGATTATTAGATTTTGTGGGGTATATCTTGGACATGGGGAACCGAATTTCGTTTCATGATAtcattattgtttgtatttgaaTAACTAAGCGTAATAGAGAATCTTTCACATTTGGAggtaaaagtaagtttttaaattgaatacgaGTGGAACCCAATAACAAGCTCTTTTGTAACGAGAACTTGGTTGTAAAGATCAAAATTCCAGGATTTATTGGGTTTTCTATCTCATTGATGataaattaacttgcttttagCGAAATATCGACGCATCATAAACTTTGTTATAACGGACGTTTTCATcgcaaaatctgatgtggacaatacatgactttcttgtacgcctattaaattccatttacacattttttaaaatgaaaagtacgtagaattttatttcattaaaaacttctcatattttatatatatatatatatatatatatatatatatatatttgtattattgaataattattcattgtaaaaaatttttaaaatgaattaataaatcatcattaattaaattattaataaatcaaaatattataattaaaaacaaaggttaaaaaaatgcgatgaagtctgattcgaaccgatgtcccgtcccctaagatccaaatatttctttaattaaaatttgatttggctataatctatatatatatactaatctaatatatatttattgtgattgtaatcaaaaggggaggggcacaattagatgttacaagtcctaaatcaaaaatttcaacatcctaggtaatcgtttttgagttatgcaaaatatattcgtatgtacgtactacagacgtcacaccaaaactaatcaaaatggattcaggaatgttcaaaatggatattttctttgaaatctgaaaactgaaatttttcgcgaatacatcctttacttcgttcaaagAAGTAAGAAATTAAGTAACTAAATAATCTTAACGCAAGGGAATTTCCATTTCTTCAGGAAATTATAACTCTTAACGAAATTTAGATTTACGATTGATACGTAAAGATTGTGATATTTTGTCTTAGGTTTTTTCAGGTCAGGTCGGTAGGGTGAACAAAAGGTTTGTAACAGGACGTTGTACAGTAAGTTCAATTCAATAACGTACAGTTCAAGTTCCATTGCGGTATTACAAAGcctggtagttattttaattactcgatttttctgtttgaaaaattccAGGAAAGACTGGGGCCAAACAATCATCCTTCAAAACCGCTCAAAGAGGTTCATCAAACTCCACagcacattttaaacgatttaagtgaTAATCTGAAGAGGGAATCGTGTTTAAAGATAGATTTTACCTGTCCAACCTCCACTGTAAATTCAGTAGtcatattttcagtttaaaaatacagtagtaTACCATAGAATCAGTTAAACGAACAGTATCGTGTTAAAGTGATCGATCGGATACCCAGTAGCCAAATATAGTATAGTAATGTTGTAGTCGCATCAGTggatgatttttcattttaatgtctCTTGCTAAAAAATATGCCACGCCTTATTGCGATGGAAGATTACCATGATGAAAACGATATACCACTCTAAGAATGGATTCAAACTCTTAACTCGACAAAAAAAACAGCTTTTCAAGAATACTAAATAGATGATTACGTAACAGCCCATGATGACGTACATACTACGGAAATTCCGACTGATGACGACATTATTACTGAGATAATGCACTCAGAAACCGTGCAGTTACTCATAACTGTAGTTACCTGCATACATAACCTTGCATTACCTGCACACTAGTTACCTGCACTCATAACCGTGCAGGTAATAGCGAAGGTTATAATGAAAACGAAAATGAATCTACTATTTTCCCAGTCGTATCAATGATTGAGgccaaagaatgttttaaaaaatgaatagagtTTAGTGAGGTaataatgtaagtgatgaatttgTGGAGTTCTTGAATAAACTAGAAAACAGTTTTGATGTTTACAGgtataagattattaaacaaacgaaataaactattattataaagctAATTAATTTGTATGTGAAATTAAGTTTTGACGTATCTGTTAGAATGAAGAAGAAATAGATAAggatgatttttttacatttaataaatacaatttgtacGTAAAAACGTGTGACATAGAAATGTTTGTGTggtgttcatttgttactttcctcGATGATTTTGGTAAGTTTTACTTCACACTTATTACCATTCTTTTTGCTAATTCATTGAACGATAAAAGTTTTGGCTAAAAGCAAAACGTATTAGCGTCTAAAAATggtattacatctaaattttatttgttaatctaCAGTAAAAAAcatatcgatattttattttaaaacagcttcttcTATGgaatacagaatatattttttgtattataatagataataacgGCCTAAAGATTTACGGTTATGAGGTGGCAACTCGGATGTACCAAGCTCTCGGCTGTAATGAGCATATTGGATCGTCCCTTTCAATCTCGTTATAACCGAGTTTTACTTATTTTGGGAATCCTATttgagttcatattttttttattcattttattttttagaaggcTTCTTCTATACATTGCTTACACTTTAAAGTATACAGTAAAATTAGTTTCGTGCTGATTTATTacctttatgaattaattcaagTATATAAACAgttactttttatagttttagtaTCCGAAGAAAATGATCTAGAACTCTTCAATACAGTTGAAGTTGCTGATTAATCTAGGAAAAGGAAATTTTTCACagaagagtgaaaaaaaaaaatgttggcaaGGAAAGAAATTACAACATTTTCTTGATTGTCAAGCATcaaaattagaaacaatttttttgttaatttcattgatgtaatagtgtttataaaatttcttgttttgtattttaatttctctatagTCCTTTAATGGTAGGTAAATATGTATACTTGTCTTTTTTACAGTTACTGTTAGATTCTTTCTCATAAAATGTTAACTCACTTTTTAAATCGTTGATAACAACAACCATTCCttataaacgtatttaaaaaaaatttgaaagtaaatttttcttttatatcttgttttttttttaggctcAATCGTAACTGcgaacacatttttttattaatctgtagaTGATGTTTCTGTAGTGGCCGTGAGATAAATCTTTCCTGTATAACCACAGTAGAttgttttagaaagaaaaattatgtatgtggTCAAATAAAGGATTTGAAAGATTTTTCCTCcatttattagatatatataaaaatctggtGATATATGAATACTACTCGACCGATTGAGCACTAATTATACAaggac belongs to Lycorma delicatula isolate Av1 chromosome 1, ASM4794821v1, whole genome shotgun sequence and includes:
- the LOC142332824 gene encoding uncharacterized protein LOC142332824, with the translated sequence MKSSLVLLVLVGFAAAAVHPYGQSKRQCFSGFFNNQNEVSPVSEQQQQNQNNNQYFNNNNNQYNNNQNGNNQNNNQNEQNNNQNQNDNEFGNNNNQYNNNNQNENVNYYNSNNQNNNKNNNYNNNNQNYNNYNGNNQYNNHNQNNQNNQYNNNNNQNGQQNQNSNHSQNQYNNNYNNGNNYNNNNNNQNQNDQNINNNNQNNQNNQYNNNNNYNNQNQNDYNNQNQYNNNNAYNNQNNNQNNQYNNNNNQYNNQNQYGQNEYNNYNNNNNNQKNNYNNNQNYNNQNYNNQNNNQNQNSNYNNQNQYGQNVNNNNNNQNNYNNNQYQNQNQNNNYNNNNQNQNIYNNDNQYQNQNQNNNYNNNQNQNNYNNNQNQNNNYNNNNQYNQNQNNQNSYNNNQNNNQYNQNQNNQNNNNNFNNNNQYGQNVNNNNNFNNQNQNSNNYNNQNQNNNNNFNNQNQNSNNYNNQNQNNNNNFNNQNQNSNNYNNQNQNNNNYNNQNQNNNNNFNNQNQNNNNNFNNQNQNNNNNNNYNQNQNNQIQNNNQEALYNNNNNQNNQNQANNNQSNQNQSNNNNQNANKQNNQIPVSSSWFQSLKWAM